From the Pseudodesulfovibrio indicus genome, the window CATCTTGCCGGAATCCCAGACGAGCATGTGGGTGCATCCGTAATTCTTGTTCACGATGGCCCGCAGCAGCGCGCCCTTGGGCCCCATGGAGCGCTGGAACCAGGGCGACAGGTTGAGCTTGGCCAGGTTGCGGGGAAAGGTGTCGGCGAACTGCTGGAAACTGCGCACCAGGACGAAGTGGTCCACGCTGGAATACATGGACGGAGACAGCAGCGGCGACAGCAGCAGGCTCGCGCCCTCCTCCAGGGCGATCTCCTCCAGCATGGCCCGGTCCGCCTTGTGCAGCGGACGGCTTGCCTGCACAGCCACGACCTTGCGCCAGCCCTTTTGGACGAAGAACCGCTGGACCTCGGCCGGAGTCATGCGGATGTCGGTGAAGTCGTACCGCTGGGGAAAGGCGATGCCCTCCACCCGGCCGCCCACGTACCAGGGGTCTTCCAGATCGCAGTTGCACCCAGCGACGGAGTGATCCCCGTCCTCGCCGAAGATGGCGAAGGTCTCGGCGGCCAGGTCCGGCTTCCAGACGTCGCTCACGGTGAGCACGGCGAGCATGAACCCTTCGGAATCGCGCACCGCGATCCCCTCGCCGGGGGTCAGGGTCGCGGCAAACTCCTCGGTCACGCCCAGGCAGATGGGCAGCGGCCACAGGGTGCCGTCGGCCAGGGCCATGTCGGCCAGCACGCTCTCGTAGTCCGCGCGGCACATGTACCCTTCCAGGGGGTAGAAGGCCCGGTTGAGGAGCATCTCCAGATCGCAGAGCTGCCGGGGGTTCAGGTACACGGACTTGAACTCCGTGGCCTGCTCCTTGAGCCGCTCCACCCGCCGGAAATGGACCAGCAGGCTCTCGGCGTTGTGCGCGGGAAGGGAATCACTGTATTGCATAGAGTTGATATTATAGGCTAAATGTTGAACTCAAACTAGTGTCGAGCCCCGAGGCCGCTCTGCGGCCCGATCAAACTGCGGCGACCATAACCGATTACGGATTTTCTGTTAATCGAAGAATGGCGGCGCACCCGGCCCCGCCATCCCATAGGTCAATCTCTTTTTTCATAAAAAAAAGTGGCTTGCAACAAAACATCGCAAGCCACTTTTTATCTCTGGCGGAGAAGGAGGGATTTGAACCCTCGTATGAGCTTTACACCCATAACACGCTTAGCAGGCGTGCGCCTTCAGCCAACTCGGCCACTTCTCCAATTTCTTCGCGGGGGTGAATTGCACCCGCTCGAAGGACAAACCGTCTACAATTTACCAGACGGATTGTCAATAAAGATGGTCCCTATTTGCCCTTTTTAGCGGGGCGGCCCTTCTGCTCCGCCTCATCGCGGCGGCGTTTGCTCTTCAGCGCCTTGTATTTCTGCTCGTGG encodes:
- the cysC gene encoding adenylyl-sulfate kinase, which gives rise to MQYSDSLPAHNAESLLVHFRRVERLKEQATEFKSVYLNPRQLCDLEMLLNRAFYPLEGYMCRADYESVLADMALADGTLWPLPICLGVTEEFAATLTPGEGIAVRDSEGFMLAVLTVSDVWKPDLAAETFAIFGEDGDHSVAGCNCDLEDPWYVGGRVEGIAFPQRYDFTDIRMTPAEVQRFFVQKGWRKVVAVQASRPLHKADRAMLEEIALEEGASLLLSPLLSPSMYSSVDHFVLVRSFQQFADTFPRNLAKLNLSPWFQRSMGPKGALLRAIVNKNYGCTHMLVWDSGKMKPRLNALSDEYEAHIQWLSGYAETTGVIPVAEHCMSLDKATGKYVNSADGGLCGNDHEAVVDLLVKGEPIPDWMSFPGVIRELSRKYKPRWKQGFTLFFSGLSGAGKSTLAKVLYVKLLELNHRPVTLLDGDIVRTNLSSELNFSKEHRNLNVARIGFVASEIVKNGGVAVCAPIAPYPESRRQARHMVEEYGGFIEIHVSTPLSVCEQRDRKGIYAKARAGIIKGLTGVDDPYFEPENPELRIDTSELTPNEAAHEVLMFLSDNKYI